The Thioalkalivibrio thiocyanodenitrificans ARhD 1 genome window below encodes:
- a CDS encoding response regulator produces the protein MSRSWRIKHRLFILALLPAVVVGIVLTAYWSMLKVQELESRLVTRGNTIAGFLAPVVAHGVTSGNDALVRSVAAHMRSQPDLVAIRVFDRHGNPIYTHVQEPPPSRRLHVLSERLFGHGTRAFEAPVLSGGPGDIGHNGGPVDTGAGEPRQVIGQVRISLSTIPTAIKQTEWILRSIAIILGLLAITAVIASRLERPLSRTLEEMADTVHRIGRGELDARLPVRGGGELEVLANGINRMVENLRQAHARMTARVQASTRDLQDQLKLIDEKNRALTVARTQAEEANVKKSRLLANISHELRTPLSAIQGYTELLAQQGNLDERQQGWLGIINASSRDTLKLVNELLDVSRLESGRMSIHKAQFDLGQCLAEVIGICRRSAHGRRADVTLLMDPQTPERISSDNLRFKQVITNVLSNALKFTRDGRVNIHTGVRSADGRRQLEIGVRDFGPGINRDDLFHIFEPFFQAGQAHTERPGGGAGLGLSITRGIVGLLGGRITVDSTPGTGSLFTIFLPLDDADVPPAVPLSPRSVDRVAVWSDDPEIQRALLETLEVMRLSAHACRDQETYLRYLGTHARDLGIVWVGELPDHALTQFRDHPDPCARTLLARRTGLGRETMDTLAAQGAHLIPLTVSVPALDRAIRDMTRPGGADTRRTAAADPGHARLDGYRFLVADDNTVNRRLLTELIQRHGGKVEQAGDGDAAVRAHRANPPDLVFMDVHMPGKDGMAALEEIRAADATARVVAVTADLRPEMHIALLQHGFDNVLYKPVSEDDLLACVEDAPHDRPRAPGRTGGDVFDAHQPVHDNEIALQRAGGNPRLARDMLQMLIRDVERVRAQLGRGTTDAETLGDTVHRIHGGARCCGTVRLAARSHALEAALKGGQPDRLEALKDAWIGELDALLEQGDALLRSLEDMASSTD, from the coding sequence ATGAGCCGGTCCTGGCGCATCAAGCACCGGCTGTTCATCCTGGCACTGCTGCCCGCGGTGGTGGTGGGTATCGTGCTCACCGCCTACTGGTCCATGCTCAAGGTCCAGGAACTGGAAAGCCGGCTGGTCACCCGTGGCAACACCATCGCGGGCTTTCTGGCGCCGGTGGTGGCCCACGGTGTCACCTCGGGCAATGACGCGCTGGTCCGTTCCGTCGCCGCACACATGCGCTCCCAACCGGACCTGGTGGCGATCCGCGTCTTCGATCGGCACGGCAACCCGATCTACACGCACGTGCAGGAACCCCCGCCGTCCCGGCGGCTGCATGTGCTGTCGGAACGGCTGTTCGGGCACGGCACGCGGGCATTCGAGGCACCCGTCCTGTCGGGCGGCCCGGGTGACATCGGACACAACGGCGGTCCCGTCGACACCGGGGCCGGCGAACCCCGGCAGGTCATCGGACAGGTCCGTATATCCCTGTCCACGATCCCCACCGCGATCAAGCAGACGGAGTGGATACTGCGCAGCATCGCGATCATCCTCGGCCTGCTGGCGATCACCGCGGTGATCGCCAGCCGCCTGGAGCGCCCGCTGTCGCGGACGCTGGAGGAGATGGCGGACACGGTGCATCGCATCGGCAGGGGGGAACTGGACGCGCGCCTCCCCGTGCGCGGAGGCGGGGAACTGGAGGTACTGGCCAACGGCATCAACCGCATGGTGGAGAACCTTCGCCAGGCCCATGCCCGCATGACCGCCCGCGTCCAGGCCTCCACCCGGGACCTGCAGGATCAGCTCAAGCTCATCGACGAGAAGAACCGCGCCCTGACCGTTGCGCGCACGCAGGCCGAGGAAGCCAACGTCAAGAAATCCCGTCTGCTCGCCAACATCAGCCACGAACTGCGCACGCCCCTGAGCGCCATCCAGGGTTACACCGAACTGCTCGCGCAGCAGGGCAACCTGGACGAACGCCAGCAGGGGTGGCTAGGGATCATCAATGCATCCAGCCGGGACACGCTCAAGCTGGTCAACGAACTCCTGGACGTGTCGCGGCTGGAATCCGGGCGCATGAGCATCCACAAGGCGCAGTTCGACCTGGGCCAGTGTCTTGCGGAGGTCATCGGCATCTGCCGCCGTTCCGCCCATGGACGCCGGGCGGACGTCACCCTGCTGATGGATCCGCAGACGCCCGAGCGCATCAGTTCCGACAACCTGCGCTTCAAGCAGGTCATCACCAACGTCCTGAGCAATGCACTGAAGTTCACCCGCGACGGACGCGTAAACATCCACACCGGGGTGCGCAGTGCCGACGGGCGCCGGCAGCTGGAGATCGGCGTGCGCGATTTCGGGCCGGGCATCAACCGGGACGACCTGTTCCACATCTTCGAGCCGTTCTTCCAGGCCGGTCAGGCGCACACCGAAAGGCCAGGCGGCGGTGCCGGGCTCGGCCTGAGCATCACCCGCGGCATCGTGGGCCTGCTGGGTGGCCGGATCACGGTGGACAGCACCCCGGGCACGGGCAGTCTGTTCACCATCTTCCTGCCGCTCGACGACGCCGACGTACCCCCGGCCGTTCCCTTATCGCCCCGCTCCGTGGACAGGGTGGCGGTATGGAGCGACGACCCCGAGATTCAACGGGCGCTGCTCGAGACGCTGGAAGTCATGCGTCTGTCTGCCCATGCCTGCCGGGACCAGGAAACGTATCTCCGGTACCTGGGCACCCATGCGCGCGACCTCGGTATCGTCTGGGTGGGCGAACTGCCGGATCACGCACTGACGCAGTTCAGGGATCACCCCGACCCATGTGCCCGCACCCTGCTGGCACGCCGCACGGGCCTCGGCAGGGAGACCATGGACACGCTGGCCGCGCAGGGGGCACACCTGATACCGCTGACCGTGTCGGTGCCCGCCCTTGACCGGGCGATTCGGGACATGACACGGCCCGGCGGGGCGGACACGCGGCGGACCGCGGCGGCGGACCCGGGGCATGCCCGACTTGACGGTTACCGGTTCCTGGTGGCCGATGACAATACGGTCAACCGGCGCCTGCTCACCGAACTGATCCAGCGCCACGGCGGCAAGGTGGAACAGGCCGGAGACGGCGACGCGGCCGTGCGCGCCCACCGGGCGAATCCGCCCGATCTGGTGTTCATGGATGTGCACATGCCGGGCAAGGACGGCATGGCCGCGCTGGAGGAGATCCGCGCCGCGGACGCCACCGCACGCGTGGTGGCCGTCACCGCCGATCTCCGCCCCGAGATGCATATCGCGCTGCTTCAGCATGGCTTCGACAACGTGCTCTACAAGCCGGTCTCCGAGGATGATCTGCTCGCCTGCGTGGAGGACGCGCCGCATGACCGCCCCCGGGCGCCTGGGCGCACCGGGGGGGACGTGTTCGACGCGCACCAGCCGGTCCATGACAACGAGATCGCCCTGCAGCGGGCGGGCGGCAACCCTCGGCTGGCCAGGGACATGCTGCAGATGCTGATCCGGGACGTGGAACGGGTGCGCGCGCAATTGGGCCGGGGCACGACCGATGCGGAAACCCTGGGGGACACGGTACACCGCATCCATGGCGGTGCCCGCTGCTGCGGCACCGTGCGCCTCGCCGCCCGCAGTCATGCGCTGGAGGCGGCACTCAAGGGCGGGCAGCCGGATCGCCTGGAGGCGCTGAAGGATGCATGGATCGGGGAACTGGATGCGCTGCTGGAACAGGGTGACGCCCTGTTGCGATCCCTGGAGGACATGGCGTCGAGCACCGACTGA
- the acpS gene encoding holo-ACP synthase: MTVLGIGTDLVSIARVERLLTRHGERFARRILHPVEWPGYHGNAAPAAFLARRFAAKEAVSKALGVGVGAHMRFADVGVDHDGRGRPVLVFSGRAEDTARRLGVTGSRISLADERAYALAFVMLLGD; the protein is encoded by the coding sequence ATGACGGTGCTGGGCATCGGTACGGATCTGGTGAGCATCGCCCGGGTGGAGCGGCTGCTGACCCGTCACGGCGAGCGCTTCGCGCGCCGGATCCTGCACCCGGTGGAATGGCCCGGCTATCATGGCAACGCCGCGCCCGCGGCGTTCCTGGCGCGGCGTTTTGCCGCCAAGGAAGCGGTCAGCAAGGCCCTGGGCGTCGGGGTGGGGGCGCACATGCGCTTCGCGGACGTGGGCGTGGACCATGACGGCCGGGGGCGGCCCGTGCTGGTGTTTTCCGGCCGGGCCGAAGACACGGCCCGGCGCCTGGGCGTGACCGGGTCCCGAATCAGCCTGGCCGACGAACGGGCATACGCGCTGGCCTTCGTCATGCTCCTGGGTGATTGA
- the pdxJ gene encoding pyridoxine 5'-phosphate synthase codes for MTPDADTHLRLGVNIDHIATIRQARGTPYPDLEEAVRLVEAAGADIITLHLREDRRHIQDRDVEVLRERIRTGMNLEMAATPEMQGIALRVRPEACCIVPERREELTTEGGLHVLGGETRLRAFCAPLVEAGIEVSLFVEPEPAHLDAARRIGAPVVELHTGAYANAAPGAARDAELARIRSAAAHGRELGLVINAGHGLDYYNVGPVAAIPVLHELNIGHSIVARAIFSGITAAVRDMRAAMDAARA; via the coding sequence ATGACGCCTGATGCCGACACACACCTGCGCCTGGGTGTGAACATCGATCATATCGCCACCATCCGCCAGGCCCGGGGTACGCCTTACCCCGATCTGGAGGAGGCCGTACGCCTGGTGGAGGCGGCGGGTGCGGACATCATCACCCTGCACCTGCGCGAGGACCGCCGCCACATCCAGGACCGTGACGTGGAGGTGCTGCGGGAACGCATCCGCACGGGCATGAACCTGGAGATGGCTGCCACCCCGGAGATGCAGGGCATCGCCCTCAGGGTCCGGCCCGAGGCCTGCTGCATCGTGCCCGAACGCCGGGAGGAACTCACCACCGAGGGGGGTCTCCACGTGCTGGGCGGGGAGACGCGTCTCCGGGCCTTCTGCGCGCCGCTGGTGGAGGCGGGCATTGAGGTGTCGCTGTTCGTGGAGCCGGAACCGGCGCACCTGGACGCGGCCCGGCGCATTGGCGCGCCTGTGGTGGAACTCCATACCGGTGCCTACGCCAATGCCGCGCCGGGCGCCGCCCGGGACGCCGAGCTGGCGCGCATCCGGTCGGCCGCCGCCCACGGCCGTGAGCTGGGCCTGGTGATCAACGCCGGTCATGGTCTCGATTACTACAACGTGGGTCCCGTGGCCGCCATCCCGGTGCTGCACGAACTGAACATCGGTCACTCCATCGTGGCACGCGCCATCTTCTCCGGGATCACCGCCGCCGTGCGGGACATGCGCGCGGCCATGGATGCGGCCCGCGCGTGA
- the recO gene encoding DNA repair protein RecO — MSRVSTTGFVLHARPFRDNSRVLDLLTEAEGRTACLYRGRGAACRSFVRHELVWQGRGELKTLSLMEEQAAFDLPAPRLACGFYLNELALKLLPRQIPLEGLVDEYAEALARLADPQAALEPPLRRYELHLLRHLGEGLDSLDTGALDAGGAYVYEPQRGLRPASAAEVSRGDFVHGGTLRELLEGRLASRQARQEAKHMLRGLLDYHLQGRRIISRALLRPHSPDHSRPRGVAPDNDA; from the coding sequence GTGAGCAGGGTTTCTACCACCGGTTTCGTCCTGCACGCGCGTCCTTTCCGGGACAACAGCCGGGTGCTGGATCTGCTCACCGAGGCCGAGGGACGCACCGCCTGCCTGTACCGCGGTCGCGGTGCCGCCTGTCGTTCGTTCGTGCGCCACGAACTGGTGTGGCAGGGGCGCGGTGAACTGAAGACCCTCTCGCTCATGGAGGAACAGGCGGCCTTCGATCTGCCCGCACCGCGGCTGGCCTGCGGGTTCTACCTCAACGAGCTGGCCCTCAAGTTGCTGCCCCGGCAGATCCCGCTGGAGGGGCTGGTGGACGAGTATGCCGAGGCCCTGGCTCGGCTGGCCGACCCGCAGGCCGCGCTGGAGCCGCCGCTGCGACGTTACGAACTGCATCTCCTGCGCCACCTGGGCGAAGGGCTCGACAGCCTGGATACGGGCGCCCTGGACGCCGGGGGCGCGTATGTCTACGAGCCCCAGCGGGGCCTGCGTCCGGCGAGCGCCGCCGAGGTCTCCCGGGGGGACTTCGTGCATGGCGGCACCCTGCGGGAACTGCTGGAGGGCCGCCTGGCATCACGACAGGCGCGGCAGGAGGCCAAGCACATGTTGCGCGGCCTTTTGGATTACCATCTGCAGGGACGCCGAATCATCAGCCGGGCGCTGCTTCGCCCGCATTCGCCAGACCACTCGCGTCCACGAGGAGTTGCGCCGGACAATGACGCCTGA
- the era gene encoding GTPase Era → MSTEPNRPSRCGYIGIVGRPNVGKSTLLNALVGEKIAATTRKPQTTRHRILGIVTRGADQLILVDTPGIDTRSGKLLGRLLNQSAQAVFSDCDAVLFVVEADRWEDGDAQILDMLKAAGAKVVLAINKVDRLPRKEALLPFIEKLRGLHEFADILPVSGLRHVNLEPLVDVLTGCLPEGVHLFPEDELTDRSQRFRVTEVIREQLLERLGQEVPYATVVEVESWRDTPSVTHIDAVIWVERDSQKAIVVGKGGRMIKNVGIAARETLEDILERKVMLRLWVKVREGWQGDADSIRRMGIDP, encoded by the coding sequence TTGAGCACCGAACCCAATCGCCCCTCCCGTTGCGGCTACATCGGCATCGTCGGACGCCCCAACGTGGGTAAGTCCACATTGCTCAACGCCCTGGTGGGCGAGAAGATCGCGGCCACGACGCGCAAGCCCCAGACCACCCGCCACCGGATCCTGGGGATTGTCACCCGGGGCGCGGATCAGTTGATCCTGGTGGATACCCCGGGCATCGATACCCGCTCCGGGAAACTGCTGGGCCGTCTGCTCAACCAGTCCGCCCAGGCGGTCTTCTCCGACTGCGACGCGGTGCTGTTTGTGGTGGAGGCGGATCGCTGGGAAGACGGGGATGCGCAGATCCTCGACATGCTCAAGGCGGCGGGCGCGAAGGTGGTGCTGGCCATCAACAAGGTGGACCGTCTGCCCCGCAAAGAGGCGCTGCTGCCGTTCATCGAGAAGCTGCGCGGCCTGCACGAGTTTGCCGATATCCTGCCGGTGTCGGGGCTTCGCCACGTGAACCTCGAACCCCTCGTGGATGTCCTCACGGGCTGTCTGCCCGAGGGGGTGCATCTCTTTCCGGAGGATGAACTGACCGACCGCAGCCAGCGTTTTCGCGTCACCGAGGTGATCCGCGAGCAGCTGCTGGAACGGCTGGGCCAGGAAGTGCCCTACGCCACAGTGGTGGAAGTGGAATCCTGGCGTGACACGCCCTCGGTGACCCATATCGACGCGGTCATCTGGGTGGAGCGGGACAGCCAGAAGGCCATCGTGGTGGGCAAGGGCGGGCGCATGATCAAGAATGTCGGGATCGCGGCACGGGAGACCCTGGAGGACATACTCGAGCGCAAGGTGATGCTGCGCCTTTGGGTAAAGGTGCGCGAGGGCTGGCAGGGCGATGCGGATTCCATCCGCCGCATGGGTATTGATCCGTAG
- the rnc gene encoding ribonuclease III, with protein MSDASLLDLLPSSLRDSELLEEALTHRSAGTRNNERLEYLGDAVLGLVVAEQLFRQRPDATEGDLSRLRSVLVDKDSLAAVGRAWGLEGRISLGQGELKSGGARRRSILADAVEAVIGAVYLHSGFAAARDFVLALYRERLEDLPGADALKDPKTRLQEWLQARNHALPVYEVESVTGKAHAQHFRALCRIESAALEAHGEGSSRRRAEQAAAESALKALTG; from the coding sequence ATGAGCGACGCGTCGCTGCTGGACCTGCTGCCGTCCTCGTTGCGCGACTCCGAACTGCTGGAGGAGGCGCTCACCCATCGAAGCGCCGGCACCCGAAACAATGAACGCCTCGAGTACCTGGGTGACGCGGTGCTCGGGCTTGTCGTGGCGGAGCAGCTGTTCAGGCAGCGGCCCGATGCCACGGAAGGGGATCTCAGCCGGTTGCGTTCCGTGCTGGTGGACAAGGACAGCCTGGCGGCCGTAGGCCGGGCGTGGGGCCTTGAAGGCCGTATCAGCCTCGGGCAGGGAGAACTCAAGAGCGGCGGCGCCAGGCGCCGATCCATCCTGGCGGACGCGGTGGAGGCCGTCATCGGCGCGGTCTATCTGCACAGCGGCTTCGCGGCGGCACGGGATTTCGTGCTGGCGCTTTACCGTGAGCGGCTTGAAGACCTGCCGGGCGCCGATGCCCTCAAGGATCCCAAGACCCGCCTGCAGGAATGGCTGCAGGCACGCAATCATGCCCTGCCGGTCTACGAGGTGGAGTCCGTGACGGGCAAGGCGCACGCGCAGCACTTCCGCGCCCTGTGCCGAATCGAAAGCGCCGCGCTGGAAGCCCACGGCGAGGGCAGCAGCCGCCGGCGTGCGGAGCAGGCAGCGGCGGAAAGCGCTTTGAAGGCGCTGACGGGATGA
- a CDS encoding DUF4845 domain-containing protein gives MKRLPGFRRERGVSLIALLLIAAVAVIFGTVGLRLFPIYTEFMTVNSILKDISGEGGEQARNVRDIRRAADRRFQINGVDHVSRDNITLEQRGEQRFILLEYEVRTNVIANVDAVVSFEREYRVGP, from the coding sequence ATGAAGAGGTTGCCAGGATTTCGCAGGGAACGCGGTGTTAGCCTCATCGCACTGCTCCTGATCGCCGCGGTGGCAGTGATCTTCGGAACGGTGGGTCTGCGCCTGTTTCCCATCTATACCGAGTTCATGACCGTGAACTCCATTCTCAAGGATATATCCGGCGAGGGCGGCGAGCAGGCCCGGAACGTGCGGGACATACGCCGGGCCGCCGACCGGCGTTTTCAGATCAATGGCGTGGATCATGTGAGCCGGGACAACATCACGCTGGAACAGCGCGGTGAGCAGCGCTTCATCCTGCTTGAGTACGAAGTGCGCACCAACGTGATCGCCAATGTGGATGCGGTGGTGAGCTTCGAGCGGGAGTACCGCGTGGGCCCATGA
- the lepB gene encoding signal peptidase I — MTFDLELVLVVGTLVTGAVWLLDAFVWRRQREAAAADGAPAHGNARPGEPWYVEYSKSFFPVLLIVLVLRSFMIEPFRIPSGSMMPTLLVGDFIVVTKYSYGIRLPVTRQQIIPTGLPKRGEVAVFRYPENPREDYIKRVVGLPGDRVAFYNKRLYINDELVPQQEVGTYEGVGSGSVMTGAMLSEESLGDVTHEILSWPQRSSVEGEIEVPEGHYFVLGDNRDNSNDSRFWGFVPEENLVGKAVMIWMHWDFGDQSSDLSRIGTRIR; from the coding sequence ATGACTTTCGATCTTGAACTGGTGCTGGTGGTGGGCACCCTGGTCACGGGTGCCGTCTGGTTGCTGGACGCCTTCGTATGGCGCCGGCAGCGCGAGGCCGCCGCGGCGGATGGCGCACCCGCGCATGGCAACGCCAGGCCGGGAGAACCCTGGTACGTGGAGTACTCCAAGTCCTTTTTCCCGGTGCTGCTGATCGTGCTGGTGCTGCGCTCATTCATGATCGAGCCCTTCCGCATTCCTTCCGGCTCCATGATGCCCACCCTGCTGGTGGGCGATTTCATCGTGGTCACCAAGTACAGCTACGGCATCCGTCTTCCCGTGACGCGCCAGCAGATCATCCCGACCGGGCTGCCGAAGCGCGGCGAGGTGGCGGTGTTCCGTTATCCGGAGAACCCGCGCGAGGACTACATCAAGCGTGTGGTGGGGCTGCCGGGGGATCGCGTGGCGTTTTACAATAAGCGCCTGTACATCAATGATGAGTTGGTGCCGCAGCAGGAGGTGGGTACCTACGAAGGCGTGGGGTCCGGTTCGGTGATGACCGGTGCTATGCTTTCCGAGGAGTCCCTGGGGGATGTGACCCACGAGATCCTGTCGTGGCCCCAGCGCTCGTCGGTGGAAGGCGAGATCGAGGTGCCGGAAGGGCATTACTTCGTGTTGGGAGACAATCGCGACAACAGTAATGACAGCCGTTTCTGGGGCTTCGTGCCCGAGGAGAACCTGGTTGGCAAGGCGGTGATGATCTGGATGCACTGGGATTTCGGTGATCAGTCGTCGGATCTGAGCCGCATCGGTACAAGAATCCGTTGA
- the lepA gene encoding translation elongation factor 4, with amino-acid sequence MAETRQNHIRNFSIIAHIDHGKSTLADRFIQVCGGLEEREMSEQVLDSMDLERERGITIKAQSVSLNYSARDGRTYQLNFIDTPGHVDFSYEVSRSLAACEGALLVVDASQGVEAQSVANCYTAIDLDLEVVPVLNKIDLPAADPERVAAEIEEIIGIEAKDAVRVSAKTGQGVEDLLEALVARIPAPAGDPDAPLQALIIDSWFDNYLGVVALVRVMAGTVRPKQKIIAMATGRTHLVDRVGVFTPKPTDRDELSAGDVGFVIATIKDIAGAKVGDTLTGADRPAGSALPGFKDVQPRVFAGIFPISAENYNDLRDALDKLKLNDASLHYEPETSQALGFGFRCGFLGMLHMEIVQERLEREYDLDLITTAPTVVYEVETTRGEVLEIHNPSQLPPINEISEIREPIIRANILVPQDYLGAVITLCVEKRGVQTRMLYTGRQVSLTYELPLSEVVLDFFDRLKSVSRGYASFDYELIRMQAAPLVKVDLLINGDRVDALSVIVHKDQAQGRGRQVAETMSELIPRQMFEVAIQAAIGSHIIARTNVRALRKNVTAKCYGGDVTRKRKLLEKQKAGKKRMKQIGRVEVPQDAFLAVLRADTKSG; translated from the coding sequence ATGGCTGAGACCCGACAGAATCATATCCGCAATTTTTCCATCATTGCGCACATCGATCACGGCAAGTCGACCCTGGCGGACCGCTTTATCCAGGTGTGCGGCGGCCTGGAAGAACGCGAGATGTCCGAGCAGGTGCTGGATTCCATGGACCTGGAGCGCGAGCGCGGCATCACCATCAAGGCCCAGAGCGTATCCCTGAACTACAGCGCGCGCGACGGACGGACCTACCAGCTCAACTTTATCGACACACCCGGGCACGTGGATTTTTCCTACGAGGTTTCCCGCTCGCTGGCCGCCTGCGAGGGCGCGCTCCTGGTGGTGGATGCCTCCCAGGGCGTGGAGGCCCAGAGCGTGGCCAACTGCTACACGGCCATCGACCTGGACCTGGAAGTGGTGCCCGTGCTCAACAAGATCGATCTGCCCGCGGCGGATCCGGAGCGGGTGGCCGCCGAGATCGAGGAAATCATCGGCATCGAGGCGAAGGACGCGGTTCGCGTGAGCGCCAAGACCGGCCAGGGCGTTGAAGACCTGCTGGAGGCGCTGGTGGCACGTATCCCGGCGCCAGCGGGCGATCCGGATGCGCCGCTGCAGGCGCTGATCATCGATTCCTGGTTCGACAACTACCTGGGTGTCGTGGCCCTGGTGCGGGTCATGGCCGGCACCGTGCGGCCGAAACAGAAGATCATCGCCATGGCCACCGGACGTACTCACCTGGTGGACCGGGTGGGGGTGTTCACGCCCAAGCCCACCGACCGGGACGAGCTGTCCGCCGGTGATGTGGGCTTCGTGATCGCCACCATCAAGGACATCGCCGGCGCCAAGGTGGGCGATACGCTCACCGGTGCCGACCGGCCGGCGGGATCGGCCCTGCCGGGCTTCAAGGACGTGCAGCCCCGGGTGTTTGCCGGGATCTTCCCCATCAGCGCCGAGAACTACAACGACCTGCGCGACGCGCTGGACAAGCTCAAGCTCAACGATGCATCCCTGCATTACGAGCCGGAGACTTCCCAGGCCCTGGGGTTCGGGTTCCGCTGCGGTTTCCTCGGCATGCTGCACATGGAGATCGTCCAGGAGCGGCTCGAACGCGAATACGACCTGGACCTGATCACCACCGCCCCCACGGTGGTCTACGAGGTGGAGACCACCCGGGGGGAGGTGCTGGAGATCCATAATCCCTCGCAGCTTCCGCCGATCAACGAAATCAGTGAGATTCGCGAGCCGATCATTCGCGCCAATATCCTGGTGCCCCAGGATTACCTGGGAGCGGTGATCACCCTGTGCGTGGAGAAGCGCGGCGTGCAGACGCGTATGCTGTACACGGGCCGGCAGGTGTCGCTGACCTACGAGCTGCCGCTGTCCGAGGTGGTGCTGGATTTCTTCGACCGGCTCAAGTCCGTGAGCCGGGGCTATGCCTCCTTCGATTATGAACTGATTCGCATGCAGGCCGCGCCGCTGGTCAAGGTGGACCTGCTCATCAACGGCGACCGGGTGGACGCCCTGTCAGTGATCGTTCACAAGGATCAGGCTCAAGGCCGGGGGCGCCAGGTTGCCGAAACCATGAGCGAGCTGATTCCGCGGCAGATGTTCGAGGTGGCCATTCAGGCGGCCATCGGCAGCCATATCATCGCCCGCACCAACGTGCGCGCCCTGCGCAAGAATGTCACCGCCAAGTGCTATGGCGGTGACGTGACCCGCAAGCGAAAGCTGCTGGAAAAGCAAAAGGCCGGCAAGAAGCGCATGAAGCAGATCGGCCGTGTGGAGGTGCCCCAGGATGCCTTCCTGGCGGTGCTGCGTGCCGATACCAAGAGCGGCTGA
- a CDS encoding glutaredoxin family protein has protein sequence MTRTLTLYSRTGCHLCEQMLAQVAALDLPHDVSLQTVDVDADPVLRARFDVDVPVLALDGEILCCHFLDEAELRQALIDG, from the coding sequence ATGACACGGACGCTGACCCTCTACAGCCGGACGGGGTGCCACCTGTGCGAGCAGATGCTCGCGCAGGTGGCCGCGCTGGATCTTCCGCATGATGTCTCTCTGCAGACCGTGGACGTGGACGCGGATCCCGTACTGCGTGCGCGCTTTGACGTCGATGTGCCCGTGCTGGCCCTGGACGGCGAGATCCTCTGTTGCCATTTTCTGGACGAAGCCGAGTTGCGACAGGCCCTGATCGATGGCTGA